The following proteins are co-located in the Herpetosiphon gulosus genome:
- a CDS encoding Calx-beta domain-containing protein, whose translation MLQFPHQGRTLRMQVRRRALVLNLALLLALFVVPLQPTAARIAAPQLPEARSASAPSVVCTVTNTNDAASPPAGSLRAALANAACSPIVFDSSLAGQTITLTAGELTIGRLVVIDGAAAPGLKIDGNNASRIFNVNLTSANLSIFNLTLQRGKAPNSGITNGGAVLNQGGTVVISNTAVLSSTAGTSGNGGGLRNQRTSGIAGVLRVYNSVIRGNTAPNNGGGFSTSGSITTIVNSAVLSNTVTSTSGGVTGSGALGLGAGIHHVNIQNPAANLTTAITNTTIAYNRGKAGAAIYNDNNGMIDVYYSTIAYNAASNSSGSAVGGVVNGVTTAGQPALRLSLYNTIVANNTQRAANTTLTSADLGVGTGQTITSNGYNLIETVPSGAVFGGTTATNITGQDPVLGDVLNNGGGTPTAALLQNSPAYNTGDPAPVAAPATDQRGPGFARVREGRLDIGAFEATNSIQTSPILVSTNLDTNDGACTTFDCSLREAITLANSTPQTDTIRFNLLGSGVRTISPTAALPALTTPIILDGLSQAGAACNSPLIELNGSLAGASANGLDVTGGSSLIRGLVINRFAGNGVRLAALGGNTLECNFIGSDASGTVDAGNNLSGVRVESANNLIGGSGGSNVRNLIAANDGDGITLVAGANATTIQNNYIGTMLSSNAALGNSKSGVRIASDNNQIGGTFGTLGNVISGNVEHGVLVNVTAAPLGNRIQGNFIGTNIGATLDVGNTQRGIFIDRTANTLVGGTTAERNVISGNNSDGVAIIEAGATNNKIAGNYIGTNNGGGSALGNTSAGVYIFNVGGNTIGGTTTAERNLISANSNGIVIGGGSAIGNIIKGNYIGTTLNGNGALGNVSDGIKLDGARNTQIGGTTIGERNVISGNGNNGINIFTSSSSGNVIQGNYIGTNAFIPPASPTGVANQFNGVRVAAGTTTTIGGSAQGAGNVIAFNAKNGVLITQGAAVATTQRIQRNSIFSNNRLGIDLGPDNNANGDGVTANDANDSDAGPNNLLNYPIVESTSSGGGLTQIIGSYIGATNTALTLDFYSQGACDPSNFGEGQSYIGSFAINTGPTGAISYTANLTTTVALGQRVTATAVDGSGNTSEFSRCSAVGNLPSVSVNDVTLTEGNSGVTQFNFTLSLSAVSPNPVVVDYVTADDTAIAPDDYTAASTTATIPANTLSIPVTIEVHGDTQFELNERFFINLLSATNAAIGDGQGIGTITNDDTAPTISVNEASANEGSGTPGQINVPVTLSNASYLPISVEFSTTDGTANQPSDYTAITGTLNFAPGETSKTVDIALVGDLIDEPDETINVALSNAVNTTISNDEAVATILDDDATPVINVANGEASEGNSGSVTVTLTISLSNPSSSAITVNYLTVAGSASAGSDFAISSGLLSFTAGETSKTVDVLIQGDILDESDESFMLELSSPVNATLGTAGTVVILDDDAAPIINFVAPPVQEGNSGTRPLTVSLMLSEMSGQAISVQYATHDNTATSGSDYATISGTLTIPAGQLTQRFIVNVNGDLIDESNETFTVTLSNPQNASLLAPDAVATIIDDDGAPTINANAINVTEGDTNSVNATFNVSLSNPSATTVTVNYSTLAGTALSGTDFTPAAGTLSFAPGELSKTVTIVVIGDSLDEADETFTLVLSSATGGATLGTNGTATIVDNDPTPSAVLSGLNSVVEGSGITTTLQFTVTLSAASGRASSLQFATTAGTASAGSDFVAQNLTLNFAAGETQKLVSVAIVGDRVKEPNESFSVAISNPSNLTLGTATINVTIVDDDEWLVYMPYVVK comes from the coding sequence ATGCTCCAATTCCCTCATCAAGGGCGAACCTTGCGGATGCAAGTTCGTCGTCGTGCATTGGTGCTTAATTTGGCACTATTGTTGGCATTATTTGTTGTTCCGCTTCAACCAACAGCCGCACGCATTGCAGCACCACAGCTTCCTGAAGCCCGTTCTGCGAGTGCTCCGAGCGTCGTTTGTACGGTTACCAACACCAATGATGCTGCTTCGCCACCAGCTGGCTCATTACGGGCAGCGTTGGCCAATGCAGCTTGTTCGCCAATTGTCTTTGACTCAAGTTTGGCAGGTCAAACGATCACATTAACTGCTGGCGAATTGACCATTGGGCGCTTGGTGGTGATCGATGGAGCCGCTGCACCTGGCTTGAAAATCGATGGCAACAATGCCTCACGGATTTTCAATGTCAATCTGACATCAGCCAATCTTTCAATTTTTAATTTGACCCTGCAACGAGGTAAAGCGCCCAACTCGGGCATTACCAACGGCGGCGCTGTGCTTAACCAAGGTGGCACGGTCGTTATCAGCAATACCGCTGTACTTTCGAGCACCGCTGGCACCAGCGGCAACGGTGGGGGCTTGCGCAACCAACGTACCAGCGGGATCGCGGGGGTGCTTAGGGTCTACAATAGCGTGATTCGTGGCAATACTGCACCAAATAATGGCGGTGGATTTAGCACCAGCGGCAGTATCACCACTATCGTCAATAGCGCTGTGTTGAGCAATACCGTCACTAGCACGTCGGGCGGGGTGACAGGCAGTGGCGCATTGGGCTTGGGTGCTGGGATTCACCACGTTAATATTCAAAATCCTGCGGCCAACCTCACCACGGCAATCACCAATACCACAATTGCCTATAACCGTGGCAAGGCTGGGGCAGCGATCTACAACGATAATAATGGCATGATCGATGTCTATTACAGTACGATCGCCTACAATGCCGCCTCGAACAGCAGTGGTTCGGCGGTTGGTGGGGTGGTCAATGGGGTTACCACAGCCGGCCAGCCTGCTTTACGCCTCAGTTTATATAACACGATTGTTGCCAATAATACCCAACGCGCTGCCAATACCACCCTTACCAGCGCCGATCTTGGGGTTGGCACTGGCCAAACGATTACGTCAAATGGCTATAACTTGATCGAAACGGTGCCAAGTGGCGCGGTCTTTGGCGGTACAACCGCAACCAACATCACTGGCCAAGATCCAGTGTTGGGCGATGTGCTGAACAATGGCGGTGGCACTCCTACGGCGGCATTGCTGCAAAATAGCCCCGCCTACAACACTGGCGATCCTGCACCTGTTGCAGCCCCAGCAACCGATCAGCGTGGGCCTGGCTTTGCGCGGGTGCGCGAAGGCCGTTTGGATATTGGCGCATTTGAAGCAACCAACAGCATCCAAACTTCGCCAATTTTGGTCAGCACCAATTTAGATACCAATGATGGGGCTTGTACCACCTTCGATTGTTCGCTACGTGAGGCAATCACTTTAGCCAATTCCACCCCGCAAACCGACACGATTCGCTTTAATCTGCTTGGCAGCGGCGTGCGTACCATCTCGCCAACTGCGGCATTGCCAGCGCTTACAACACCAATCATTCTCGATGGTTTGAGCCAAGCAGGCGCTGCCTGTAATTCACCATTGATCGAATTAAATGGTTCGTTGGCTGGGGCTAGCGCCAATGGCTTGGATGTCACGGGTGGTAGTAGCCTAATTCGCGGCTTGGTGATCAATCGTTTTGCTGGCAACGGCGTGCGTTTGGCAGCCCTCGGCGGCAATACCCTTGAATGTAATTTCATCGGCAGCGATGCCTCGGGCACAGTCGATGCTGGCAATAATTTATCGGGTGTGCGGGTCGAATCTGCCAACAACTTAATTGGTGGTAGTGGCGGATCGAATGTGCGCAACTTAATTGCGGCCAACGATGGCGATGGCATCACGCTGGTGGCTGGAGCCAATGCAACCACCATCCAAAATAACTATATTGGCACGATGCTGAGTAGCAATGCGGCTCTTGGCAATAGCAAAAGCGGCGTGCGCATCGCCAGCGATAATAATCAAATTGGTGGCACATTTGGCACTTTGGGCAACGTCATTTCGGGCAACGTCGAACATGGCGTGCTAGTGAATGTGACGGCTGCGCCATTGGGCAACCGAATTCAAGGCAACTTTATTGGTACGAACATTGGGGCAACCCTCGATGTTGGCAATACCCAGCGTGGGATCTTTATCGACCGCACCGCCAATACCTTGGTTGGGGGCACAACGGCTGAGCGCAACGTCATTTCGGGCAATAATAGCGATGGCGTAGCAATTATCGAAGCTGGCGCAACCAACAATAAAATTGCTGGTAACTATATCGGCACCAACAATGGTGGTGGCTCGGCCCTGGGCAATACATCAGCTGGGGTCTATATTTTCAATGTTGGGGGTAACACGATCGGCGGCACAACCACTGCCGAACGTAACTTGATTTCAGCCAATAGCAACGGGATTGTGATTGGCGGCGGCTCGGCGATTGGCAATATCATCAAGGGCAACTACATTGGTACAACCCTGAATGGCAACGGGGCATTGGGCAATGTCAGCGATGGTATCAAGCTCGATGGCGCACGCAACACCCAAATCGGTGGCACAACCATCGGCGAGCGCAACGTGATTTCGGGCAACGGCAATAATGGAATTAACATTTTCACCTCGAGTTCGTCGGGCAATGTGATTCAAGGCAATTACATCGGCACGAATGCCTTTATTCCACCAGCTAGCCCAACTGGGGTCGCCAACCAATTCAATGGTGTGCGGGTAGCGGCTGGCACAACCACAACCATCGGCGGCTCGGCGCAAGGTGCTGGCAACGTGATCGCCTTCAATGCTAAAAATGGGGTGCTGATTACCCAAGGTGCGGCGGTTGCTACGACCCAGCGGATTCAGCGCAATAGCATTTTCAGCAACAATCGCTTGGGGATCGATCTTGGCCCTGATAACAATGCTAATGGCGATGGGGTAACTGCCAACGATGCCAATGATAGCGACGCTGGGCCAAACAATCTGCTCAACTATCCAATCGTCGAATCGACCAGCTCGGGTGGGGGCTTGACCCAAATTATTGGCTCGTATATCGGCGCAACCAATACCGCCTTGACCCTCGATTTCTATAGTCAAGGCGCGTGCGATCCGAGCAACTTTGGCGAAGGTCAAAGCTATATCGGCTCGTTTGCGATCAACACCGGCCCAACTGGAGCGATTTCTTATACCGCCAATTTGACCACGACTGTGGCTTTGGGCCAACGGGTGACCGCAACCGCCGTCGATGGCAGCGGCAATACCTCGGAATTCTCACGCTGTTCAGCGGTGGGCAACTTGCCCAGCGTCAGCGTCAACGATGTAACATTAACCGAAGGCAACAGCGGCGTTACCCAATTCAACTTTACGTTGAGCTTATCGGCGGTTAGTCCCAATCCAGTTGTCGTCGATTATGTAACGGCTGACGATACAGCGATTGCGCCTGATGACTATACTGCTGCTAGCACAACCGCCACCATTCCAGCCAATACCTTGAGTATTCCAGTGACGATTGAAGTTCACGGCGATACTCAATTTGAACTTAACGAACGTTTCTTTATCAATTTGTTGAGTGCTACCAACGCAGCAATCGGCGATGGTCAAGGGATTGGCACAATTACCAATGACGATACTGCTCCAACGATCAGCGTAAACGAAGCCAGCGCCAACGAAGGCAGCGGCACACCAGGCCAAATTAATGTGCCTGTCACGCTCTCGAATGCTAGCTATTTGCCCATTAGCGTTGAATTCAGCACGACTGATGGGACTGCCAACCAACCCAGCGATTACACCGCCATCACTGGCACGCTTAATTTTGCCCCAGGCGAAACCAGCAAAACGGTTGATATTGCGCTGGTTGGCGATTTGATTGACGAGCCAGATGAGACGATCAACGTAGCCTTGAGCAATGCCGTCAACACCACGATTAGCAACGATGAAGCAGTTGCCACAATTCTTGACGACGATGCCACGCCTGTGATCAATGTGGCCAATGGTGAAGCATCTGAAGGCAATAGTGGCAGTGTCACCGTAACCCTTACCATCAGTTTGAGCAACCCTAGCAGCAGCGCAATTACGGTTAATTATCTGACAGTAGCAGGCTCGGCGAGTGCTGGCAGCGATTTTGCGATCAGCAGTGGTCTATTAAGCTTTACTGCTGGCGAAACCAGTAAAACCGTCGATGTGTTGATCCAGGGTGATATCCTTGATGAAAGCGATGAGTCGTTCATGCTTGAATTGAGTAGCCCAGTCAATGCAACGCTTGGTACTGCTGGCACGGTGGTTATTCTCGACGATGATGCTGCTCCGATAATCAACTTTGTTGCGCCGCCTGTCCAAGAAGGCAATAGTGGCACCCGTCCATTGACGGTTAGCTTGATGCTTTCGGAGATGAGCGGCCAAGCAATTAGTGTGCAGTATGCAACCCACGATAACACCGCAACTAGCGGCAGCGATTATGCCACAATCAGCGGAACCTTGACAATTCCCGCAGGTCAGCTAACCCAACGGTTTATTGTGAATGTCAATGGTGATCTGATTGATGAAAGCAACGAAACTTTTACCGTGACGCTGAGCAATCCGCAAAATGCTAGCCTGTTAGCTCCTGATGCAGTTGCAACAATCATCGATGACGATGGTGCACCAACGATCAACGCCAATGCAATTAACGTTACTGAAGGCGATACCAATAGTGTCAACGCCACATTCAACGTCAGCCTATCCAACCCCAGTGCTACCACAGTAACCGTGAACTATTCAACTTTAGCTGGCACTGCATTGAGCGGCACGGACTTTACGCCAGCGGCTGGTACGCTAAGTTTTGCGCCTGGCGAACTGAGCAAAACTGTGACAATCGTGGTGATTGGCGACTCATTGGATGAAGCTGATGAAACATTTACGCTCGTTCTCAGTAGCGCGACCGGCGGAGCAACGCTTGGCACAAATGGCACAGCTACGATTGTTGATAACGACCCAACTCCAAGTGCCGTGTTGAGTGGTCTCAACAGCGTGGTAGAAGGCTCTGGCATCACCACAACCTTGCAATTTACCGTGACGCTTTCGGCGGCGAGTGGGCGGGCTAGCAGCCTGCAATTTGCCACGACAGCGGGCACGGCCAGCGCTGGTAGTGATTTTGTTGCTCAAAATCTGACTCTCAACTTTGCTGCTGGCGAAACCCAAAAACTCGTCAGTGTGGCAATTGTTGGCGATCGGGTCAAGGAGCCAAACGAAAGCTTTAGTGTTGCAATCAGCAACCCCAGCAATCTCACACTTGGCACAGCTACCATCAATGTCACAATTGTTGATGATGATGAATGGCTGGTGTATATGCCGTATGTGGTGAAATAA
- a CDS encoding class I SAM-dependent methyltransferase produces the protein MPVVNLTDRIERAIVARESLFDERHQAGLRLFNGFLEGEPQIVIDLYATTAVVHNYADPPKAGEALVEQVLEWLPTRLPWLEAILVKTRHSDDETAQNGVLRYGTNLATRIREHGVWYALDLTMNRDASLYLDTRNLRQWILANLADKTVLNTFAYTGSLGVAAVAAGAKRVVQTDRNRRFLNVAKTSHTLNGFPIHKPDFQTDDFWLHMNKFKRKGELFDCVIVDPPMFAATDHGVVDLAQNYTKVLNRVRPLMEHNGTIIAINNALFLSGQEYLELLAKICADGYVEVAEYLDIAEDFTGYPETRVGKPVTNPAPFNHSTKIAVLKTRRRGF, from the coding sequence ATGCCAGTCGTGAATTTGACTGATCGAATAGAGCGGGCAATTGTTGCTCGTGAAAGCTTGTTTGACGAACGCCATCAGGCAGGTTTGCGCTTGTTCAATGGGTTTCTTGAGGGCGAGCCGCAAATTGTGATCGACCTCTATGCTACCACAGCCGTGGTGCATAACTATGCCGACCCACCCAAAGCTGGCGAGGCCTTGGTTGAGCAAGTGCTGGAGTGGTTGCCAACCCGTTTGCCATGGCTCGAAGCGATTCTGGTGAAAACTCGCCATAGCGATGATGAAACAGCCCAAAATGGGGTTTTACGCTATGGTACAAATTTGGCCACGCGCATCCGCGAGCATGGAGTTTGGTACGCACTTGATCTGACCATGAACCGCGATGCTAGCCTGTATTTGGATACCCGCAACTTGCGCCAGTGGATTTTGGCTAATTTGGCCGATAAAACTGTGCTCAACACCTTTGCCTATACTGGTAGTTTGGGTGTGGCAGCGGTCGCGGCGGGAGCCAAACGGGTGGTACAAACTGATCGTAATCGGCGCTTTTTGAATGTGGCCAAAACCTCGCATACCCTGAATGGCTTTCCAATTCATAAGCCCGATTTTCAAACTGACGATTTTTGGCTGCACATGAACAAATTCAAACGCAAAGGTGAATTGTTCGATTGTGTGATTGTTGACCCGCCGATGTTTGCTGCCACTGATCATGGCGTGGTCGATTTGGCCCAAAACTACACCAAGGTGCTCAATCGGGTGCGGCCTTTGATGGAGCACAACGGTACGATTATCGCAATCAATAATGCCCTGTTTTTGAGCGGTCAAGAATATCTTGAATTGCTGGCAAAAATTTGTGCCGATGGCTATGTTGAGGTTGCGGAGTATCTCGATATTGCTGAAGATTTCACGGGCTACCCTGAAACCCGGGTTGGCAAGCCAGTCACCAATCCCGCGCCGTTTAATCATTCAACCAAAATTGCCGTGCTGAAAACCCGCCGCCGAGGATTTTAA
- a CDS encoding PspC domain-containing protein: MSYQSRQLVRPTEGRVLAGVCAGIARYFGIDPLIVRIALVLFGFFIGSGILVYVLGWAFMPDQNGKRAALPILIAGIILSFSFFCYMLSLIFS, from the coding sequence ATGTCGTATCAATCACGTCAACTTGTTCGACCAACTGAAGGCCGGGTTCTCGCTGGCGTTTGTGCTGGGATCGCCCGCTATTTCGGGATTGATCCGCTGATTGTGCGGATTGCTCTGGTGCTCTTTGGCTTCTTTATTGGCTCTGGGATTTTAGTCTATGTGCTGGGTTGGGCCTTCATGCCTGATCAGAATGGTAAGCGGGCGGCGCTGCCAATCCTGATTGCGGGGATTATTCTGTCGTTCTCCTTCTTTTGCTATATGCTTTCGCTGATATTTAGTTAA
- a CDS encoding penicillin acylase family protein: MATPAKRSLRDRPPLQRWFILFLRFLLIIVLLLVLASGGGYLYLRRSLPTTAGTLTLAGLAAPVDVLRDQYGVPHIYAQSESDALMALGYVHAQDRLWQMEFQRRIARGTLSEALGETTVETDRFLRTLGVYRAAESAYAALDPAAKTIVDAYVSGINAFLAEHSGGQLSPEFTLVGVEPEPWVGADVLGWAKMMSWDLGGNYSTELLTMELVAKLGSEKTSDLVPHYPSDGPLIVPTPSGGSQASQLLALSRRVEQGLGIGGGNIAGVGSNNWVIGPSKSATGKPLLADDPHLSFRTPSIWYMAEVQGGDLHSVGATIPGLPGVIVGHNQRIAWGVTNTGPDVQDLYRETLDPTGTQAMFKGSYEPLTIISDTIRVKDKGNLPLTIRVSRHGPLISDALNANNADDPDAPQREALAFRWTALDQTDSTINAYLAINKAQNWQEFQAGLASYVAPVQNFVFADVDGNIGYIAPGHIPIRTNGDGTMPADGASGDYEWTGFIPFEQLPQSYNPPQGYIATANNKVVSDSYPYFLSHEWATPFRAQRITKLIEAKPTLTMDDMAAIQADVHSTYAEELLPVLLNLVQPTSDQQRQAIAMLQNWNYSTAGDQPAASIFEAWTYYLTVPMVGDELGERLLETYGQRRQLIDLAIPAMLQDPNNPWCDDVTTASSTENCNAIVTQALDVALKDLSFRMQDKPMEQWRWGTIHLALFPHNPLDAIGPLRGFFSKAIESAGDGSTVNVGHVADGEPFDQDRGPIYRHIVDLGDFANSRMINAPGQAGHLLSPHYDDLLERWQKVEYIPMTYGRAAVSAGEVEMLQLQP; encoded by the coding sequence GTGGCAACACCTGCCAAACGCTCATTGCGTGATCGTCCACCCCTTCAGCGTTGGTTTATTCTGTTTTTGCGCTTCTTGTTAATTATTGTGCTCTTGCTGGTGTTGGCCAGCGGCGGTGGCTATCTCTATTTGCGCCGTTCGTTGCCAACCACCGCAGGAACGCTTACCTTGGCTGGCCTCGCTGCTCCGGTCGATGTGCTGCGCGATCAATATGGCGTGCCGCATATCTACGCCCAAAGCGAAAGCGATGCCCTGATGGCCTTGGGCTATGTTCATGCCCAAGATCGGCTGTGGCAAATGGAATTTCAACGGCGGATCGCCCGTGGCACGCTCTCGGAAGCTTTGGGCGAAACGACGGTCGAAACCGATCGCTTTTTGCGCACGCTGGGGGTTTATCGCGCTGCTGAAAGTGCTTATGCGGCGCTTGATCCGGCAGCTAAAACGATTGTCGATGCCTATGTCAGTGGGATTAACGCCTTTCTAGCGGAGCATAGCGGCGGCCAACTTTCGCCTGAGTTCACCCTAGTTGGAGTCGAGCCTGAGCCATGGGTCGGTGCTGATGTGCTTGGTTGGGCCAAGATGATGTCGTGGGATTTGGGTGGTAATTATTCGACCGAATTGCTGACCATGGAATTGGTTGCCAAATTGGGCAGCGAAAAAACCAGCGATCTTGTGCCCCACTACCCCAGCGATGGCCCATTGATTGTGCCAACCCCAAGTGGTGGTAGCCAAGCTTCTCAATTGTTGGCATTAAGTCGGCGGGTGGAGCAAGGTTTAGGCATCGGTGGTGGCAATATTGCCGGCGTTGGCTCAAACAATTGGGTGATCGGCCCAAGCAAATCAGCCACAGGCAAGCCTTTATTGGCCGACGACCCACACTTGAGCTTTCGCACGCCCTCAATTTGGTATATGGCCGAAGTTCAAGGCGGCGATTTGCACTCGGTTGGCGCGACGATTCCAGGCTTGCCAGGGGTAATTGTTGGCCATAACCAACGCATCGCTTGGGGCGTAACCAATACTGGCCCTGATGTTCAAGATTTGTATCGTGAAACACTTGATCCAACTGGCACCCAAGCAATGTTCAAGGGTAGTTATGAGCCACTAACAATTATCAGCGATACGATTCGAGTCAAAGATAAAGGTAATCTGCCGCTGACGATTCGGGTTAGCCGCCATGGGCCGTTGATTTCTGATGCGCTGAATGCCAATAATGCCGACGACCCTGATGCGCCGCAACGCGAAGCCTTGGCCTTTCGCTGGACGGCCCTCGACCAAACCGATAGCACCATCAATGCCTATTTGGCGATTAACAAAGCCCAAAATTGGCAAGAATTTCAGGCTGGTTTAGCAAGTTATGTTGCGCCAGTTCAGAATTTTGTCTTTGCTGATGTTGATGGCAATATTGGCTACATTGCACCTGGTCATATTCCAATTCGCACCAATGGCGATGGCACAATGCCCGCCGATGGAGCTTCGGGCGATTACGAATGGACGGGCTTTATTCCGTTTGAGCAATTGCCCCAAAGCTACAACCCGCCCCAAGGCTATATTGCGACCGCCAATAATAAAGTGGTGAGTGATAGCTACCCCTATTTTTTGAGCCATGAGTGGGCCACACCATTTCGGGCGCAACGCATTACCAAATTGATTGAGGCCAAACCAACCCTGACAATGGATGATATGGCGGCGATTCAGGCTGATGTACATTCGACCTATGCCGAGGAATTGCTACCAGTACTGCTGAATTTGGTGCAACCAACCAGCGATCAACAACGCCAAGCAATCGCCATGCTGCAAAATTGGAACTACAGCACCGCAGGCGATCAACCAGCCGCTAGCATTTTTGAGGCTTGGACCTACTACCTGACCGTGCCGATGGTTGGCGATGAATTGGGCGAACGCTTACTTGAAACCTATGGTCAGCGCCGCCAACTGATCGATCTGGCGATTCCAGCAATGTTGCAAGACCCTAACAACCCTTGGTGTGACGACGTTACCACGGCCAGCAGCACTGAAAACTGCAATGCAATTGTGACTCAGGCGCTTGACGTGGCGCTCAAAGATTTAAGCTTCCGCATGCAAGATAAACCGATGGAGCAATGGCGTTGGGGCACAATTCACCTTGCCTTGTTCCCGCATAACCCGCTTGATGCAATTGGGCCGTTGCGGGGATTTTTCAGCAAAGCGATTGAAAGTGCTGGCGATGGCAGCACAGTTAATGTTGGTCATGTCGCCGATGGCGAGCCATTTGATCAAGATCGTGGGCCAATTTATCGGCATATTGTTGATTTGGGCGATTTTGCCAACAGCCGCATGATCAACGCGCCAGGCCAAGCGGGCCATTTACTCTCGCCGCACTACGACGATCTGCTCGAACGCTGGCAAAAAGTCGAATACATTCCCATGACCTATGGCCGCGCAGCGGTCAGCGCTGGCGAGGTGGAGATGTTACAATTACAACCCTAG
- a CDS encoding S8 family peptidase — MDREHRRGFFRSLLLASLLLSLIGIAQPVATSQSMLVQGASLSNQASAIQAVGGTVQRQFARFETSVAQLTKPQIAQLQAQGLRVFADQAVASSAQVAVDQPIAVQAGPKSATPAPLQYPSIVTGADVVQRRGIDGRGVTVAVIDSGLPAIERPERWQRIDNTTARYNQGSRFLIYKDMLASSQITNSSDPYGHGTHVFATLADNRALPAGYSGAKVGIAPGANYVVVRALNSQGQASYSTIIAAIDWVIEHADEYNIRVLNLSLQAEVIAPYWYDPLNQAVMHAWNEGITVVAAAGNTGSNPATIMAPANVPYIISVGAIRPAIYNENASDSLAAYSSAGPTESRFVKPDVVIAGSRVIAPLPADSVLANSGAAGLVSERAKLEWADLKTSQQLNYYALSGTSMAAAEVSGIVALLLQDEPNLTNNQIKARLTGTAQLATLADGQAAYSMWQQGAGKVVPTAVIDASNTGAANAGMDLPTDLIVSSNPEGTSNHYQGSTEYDAATNTFTDSTTTYSSTLATSYSTWAGSYSTWAGSYLTWAGSYSTWAGSYSTWAGSYSTWAGSYSTWAGSYSTWAGNNAAASGTTNVNAGSLVSD; from the coding sequence ATGGATAGAGAACATCGCAGAGGATTTTTTCGCAGTTTATTGCTGGCAAGCCTCTTGTTAAGCCTAATTGGGATTGCGCAGCCTGTCGCCACCAGCCAATCAATGTTGGTGCAAGGGGCTTCGCTAAGCAACCAAGCTAGTGCAATTCAGGCAGTTGGCGGCACTGTGCAACGCCAATTTGCCCGCTTTGAAACCAGTGTGGCCCAATTAACTAAACCACAAATCGCCCAACTTCAAGCTCAAGGCCTGCGCGTTTTTGCTGATCAAGCAGTTGCTAGCTCAGCCCAAGTAGCGGTTGATCAACCAATTGCTGTACAGGCAGGCCCAAAAAGTGCTACCCCTGCGCCATTGCAATATCCCTCGATTGTAACCGGCGCTGATGTGGTACAACGGCGTGGCATCGATGGGCGCGGCGTGACCGTGGCAGTGATCGATTCGGGCTTGCCAGCGATCGAACGACCTGAGCGTTGGCAGCGCATCGATAACACGACTGCTCGTTACAACCAAGGCAGTCGCTTTTTGATTTATAAAGATATGTTGGCAAGCAGCCAAATTACCAATAGCAGCGACCCATATGGCCATGGGACTCATGTATTTGCCACTTTAGCCGACAATCGCGCTTTGCCAGCAGGCTATAGCGGAGCTAAAGTTGGGATTGCCCCAGGCGCAAATTATGTGGTAGTTCGGGCCTTAAATTCGCAAGGCCAAGCCTCGTATAGCACGATTATCGCGGCGATTGATTGGGTGATTGAGCATGCCGATGAATACAATATTCGGGTGTTGAATCTCTCGTTGCAAGCCGAAGTGATTGCGCCCTATTGGTATGATCCGCTGAATCAAGCGGTGATGCACGCTTGGAATGAGGGCATCACGGTAGTGGCAGCGGCGGGGAATACTGGCTCAAATCCAGCTACAATTATGGCTCCAGCCAACGTACCCTATATCATCAGCGTCGGCGCAATTCGGCCTGCAATCTACAACGAAAATGCTAGCGATAGTTTGGCGGCCTATTCATCGGCTGGGCCAACTGAAAGTCGCTTTGTTAAGCCCGATGTTGTAATTGCTGGCTCGCGGGTAATCGCACCCTTGCCCGCTGATAGCGTGTTAGCCAATTCTGGGGCCGCAGGCTTGGTTAGCGAACGCGCCAAACTCGAATGGGCCGACCTAAAAACCTCGCAACAACTGAATTACTATGCCTTGAGTGGTACATCGATGGCCGCCGCTGAGGTGAGTGGGATTGTTGCCTTATTGTTGCAAGACGAGCCAAATTTGACCAATAACCAAATTAAGGCCCGTTTGACTGGCACAGCTCAACTTGCGACCTTAGCCGATGGACAAGCCGCTTACAGCATGTGGCAACAAGGCGCTGGCAAAGTTGTGCCAACTGCGGTGATCGATGCTAGCAACACTGGCGCTGCCAATGCAGGTATGGATTTGCCAACCGACCTGATTGTGAGCAGCAACCCCGAGGGTACCAGTAACCACTATCAAGGCTCGACTGAGTATGATGCGGCGACCAACACCTTTACTGATAGCACCACGACCTATAGCTCAACCCTTGCGACCAGCTACAGCACGTGGGCGGGCAGCTATAGCACCTGGGCTGGTAGTTATTTGACTTGGGCTGGTAGCTATAGCACGTGGGCGGGCAGTTATAGCACCTGGGCTGGTAGTTACAGCACCTGGGCTGGTAGTTACAGCACCTGGGCTGGTAGTTACAGCACCTGGGCTGGCAATAACGCTGCTGCGAGTGGAACGACCAATGTCAATGCTGGTAGCCTCGTGAGCGACTAG